A genomic window from Parasteatoda tepidariorum isolate YZ-2023 chromosome 10, CAS_Ptep_4.0, whole genome shotgun sequence includes:
- the LOC107441129 gene encoding achaete-scute homolog 1a: MASLTLLNGMHPAENMINNTTCYLVTSSSNGSSYTNSLSSSSPVTNIGTHHRIAPRIPEHSHKYINNNQDLLRCKRRIQLGQLSSGGKGSNPQPAAVARRNERERNRVRLVNLGFATLRQHVPNSSKNKKMSKVDTLRSAVEYIKRLQELLGETTNNLMTGSGSVDENSYPAGGQSSTGSPTPSVCSEASSPYDLMVGDEEEDLMDFANWF; this comes from the coding sequence ATGGCTTCCTTGACGCTTCTGAATGGAATGCATCCAGCAGAAAACATGATTAACAACACAACTTGTTATTTAGTAACGTCATCTTCCAATGGTAGCTCTTACACGAACAGTTTATCTTCATCTTCACCAGTTACGAACATAGGAACGCATCATCGAATCGCTCCCAGGATTCCAGAACACAGTCATAAGTACATCAATAACAATCAAGATTTATTACGATGTAAAAGACGAATCCAACTTGGACAATTATCCTCCGGAGGTAAGGGTTCAAATCCCCAGCCTGCGGCAGTGGCCAGGAGAAACGAGCGAGAAAGAAACAGGGTTCGTTTGGTCAACTTAGGTTTCGCGACACTACGTCAACACGTCCCTAATTCttcaaagaacaaaaaaatgagcaaaGTGGACACTTTAAGATCTGCCGTTGAGTATATTAAAAGATTACAAGAACTATTAGGAGAGACAACGAACAATTTAATGACCGGTAGTGGGTCAGTAGATGAGAACTCTTACCCGGCCGGGGGTCAGTCTTCTACGGGATCTCCGACACCCAGTGTTTGTTCGGAAGCATCTTCGCCGTACGATCTGATGGTAGGAGACGAGGAGGAAGATTTGATGGATTTCGCCAATTGGTTTTGA